The following proteins are co-located in the Imtechella halotolerans genome:
- a CDS encoding DUF4412 domain-containing protein, whose amino-acid sequence MKRANSQLLTIIFLMFSINTTQAQLLKKIKNRVEQKVENVIVEKTSDKAAEKTSKSMDKILNTNPFNTGNTKASPDLIADSYTFTWKYSLKMTTKDGQMILDYYLHPGAGYFGFTTEAMNSMFTVMDNENKITAMFMTSKGNNIVMASQISDDLNLEDTEESVEEFNFQSLPSKTINGFNCKGVRATNSEYQMDMYFTDEAEVSFDDIYKNQQTKIPVQLQNYFNKDDKVLMIFMDMKHLKNKKRDAQIECIGLEKVTKTISKSAYKSM is encoded by the coding sequence ATGAAAAGAGCAAATTCCCAGTTGTTAACTATCATCTTTTTGATGTTTTCAATCAATACTACTCAGGCCCAACTCTTGAAAAAAATTAAAAACAGGGTAGAACAAAAGGTCGAAAATGTCATCGTTGAAAAAACCTCCGACAAAGCTGCTGAAAAGACCTCAAAATCAATGGATAAAATTCTTAATACAAATCCATTCAACACAGGTAATACGAAAGCAAGTCCAGATTTAATTGCCGATTCATATACTTTCACATGGAAGTATTCTTTAAAAATGACTACTAAGGATGGTCAAATGATTCTTGATTATTATCTACATCCTGGTGCAGGCTATTTTGGATTTACTACTGAGGCCATGAACTCCATGTTTACTGTGATGGACAATGAGAACAAAATAACAGCCATGTTTATGACTTCCAAAGGAAACAATATAGTAATGGCAAGTCAGATTTCAGATGATCTAAACCTTGAAGACACTGAGGAATCTGTAGAAGAATTCAATTTTCAATCCTTGCCTTCCAAAACCATCAACGGATTTAATTGTAAAGGAGTAAGAGCAACCAATTCCGAATATCAAATGGATATGTATTTCACGGATGAGGCGGAAGTGAGTTTTGATGACATTTATAAAAATCAGCAAACAAAAATTCCGGTACAACTCCAAAATTACTTCAATAAAGACGATAAAGTTCTAATGATTTTTATGGATATGAAACATCTAAAGAATAAAAAAAGAGACGCTCAAATAGAATGCATTGGCCTGGAAAAAGTAACAAAGACTATTTCTAAGTCAGCATATAAATCAATGTAA
- a CDS encoding RNA polymerase sigma factor, whose product MEQQYVEAFKSDDNRILKELYNANRASFLNFTNKYKMLKDDAVDVYQEAFIIVRSHAISGKLDTVKCSLKTYLFGIGKHLVYKKLQENSVKTIYDASQHIVDHYDEIVVEPQEELTEEQLLLKHFFIQLGKSCQQVLTLAFYRGLTNEEIAEIGQYESEAVVRSQKSRCLKTLKNLILNSKKK is encoded by the coding sequence ATGGAGCAACAGTATGTTGAGGCATTTAAATCTGATGATAATCGTATACTAAAAGAGCTGTATAATGCTAATAGGGCATCATTTCTTAACTTTACGAACAAGTATAAAATGCTAAAAGATGATGCTGTTGATGTGTATCAGGAAGCCTTTATTATTGTAAGATCTCATGCGATCTCTGGAAAGTTGGATACTGTAAAATGCAGTTTAAAAACGTATCTTTTTGGAATAGGAAAGCATTTGGTATATAAGAAATTACAAGAGAATTCGGTAAAGACTATCTATGATGCATCACAACATATAGTGGATCACTATGATGAAATTGTCGTAGAACCTCAAGAGGAACTTACTGAGGAACAATTGCTTTTAAAACACTTTTTCATACAACTAGGTAAAAGTTGCCAACAGGTGTTAACATTAGCCTTTTATAGAGGACTAACTAATGAGGAAATTGCTGAAATAGGGCAATATGAAAGTGAAGCTGTAGTAAGAAGCCAGAAATCACGTTGCTTGAAGACATTAAAAAATTTGATTCTAAATTCTAAAAAGAAATGA
- a CDS encoding tetratricopeptide repeat protein yields MDKILIEKYFTGKITAEESLEFKKRYISDPEFKQEVDFYKNVKKVAGAVDDENFKVTLQCFESEFSRRRSIRPTDRIRTFIAIAAVFVIGFSIVSLWPTKVSEADLFNTYFEPSKNISIPIIRSEGSQEIITEAFDAYSIKDYEKAASLFEKAFTVHRNPELLFYQANSLLANGQTEYAIEQFKKHLELQEMLTNRSHWYLALAYLKSGNLKETKIALRAYIKTGERFKREEAMSLLESLE; encoded by the coding sequence ATGGATAAGATCTTAATAGAAAAGTATTTTACCGGAAAAATCACTGCTGAGGAATCTTTGGAATTTAAAAAGAGATATATAAGTGATCCAGAGTTTAAACAGGAAGTTGATTTTTATAAAAATGTAAAAAAGGTTGCTGGGGCTGTCGATGATGAAAATTTTAAGGTTACCTTGCAGTGCTTTGAATCTGAATTCTCTAGAAGAAGGTCGATAAGACCTACTGATCGAATAAGGACATTTATAGCTATTGCAGCGGTATTTGTGATTGGATTTAGTATAGTTTCATTATGGCCTACTAAGGTAAGTGAGGCAGATCTGTTTAATACGTATTTTGAACCTTCAAAAAATATTAGTATTCCAATTATACGCTCGGAAGGCAGTCAAGAAATCATTACTGAAGCTTTTGATGCCTATTCTATAAAGGATTATGAAAAGGCCGCTAGCTTGTTTGAGAAGGCCTTTACTGTTCATAGAAACCCAGAATTGCTTTTTTATCAGGCGAACTCGTTACTTGCTAATGGACAAACTGAGTATGCTATTGAACAATTTAAAAAACATTTAGAGTTACAAGAAATGCTTACCAATCGCAGTCATTGGTATTTGGCTTTGGCGTATTTGAAATCTGGGAATTTGAAAGAAACCAAAATAGCACTTAGGGCCTATATTAAAACAGGAGAACGTTTTAAAAGGGAAGAAGCAATGTCACTTTTGGAATCTCTGGAATAA
- a CDS encoding CHAT domain-containing protein has product MKFTSIVFIFILFVNNGFCQSIFSRDSLTTLADSLHNDGNYEKSLLYRKKALSKTYKTDDYKLYIQAKYYHTNSARLEFKSYNYHNPNVSITKKARELYLDSALQYAIKARDIYLQAKVPDKKFQYNIQNRIYHQTAYLGNWKHALEQAQLGLKIVKDTLSSNDKTFVDLIYDIGYIYSKLGDYSKAVENYQTSLNLYKNIIGDTHTDIAQAYNNIAVEYRNLGLHKKELESLLKAKAIWEGLNQNDDKQFLYRCYRNLFYWYSYYGDYDKAEEYILKKQKLRATKFASQINGFLRNKEEIYEDKLKEWHDLMLHYARKKDTLKSTFYAQQILKTINTTKKLLPFETTIVTATMKFYANLIASRDKVEALSLIDKAIHLQQSYKSIQYTKEIPFLLAKVELLLDSKRDADAIVLLKQISTLDENKEIQDSFKIAILNGRAYQALKKYSQAQHYFDKAYTLLKNDNDSLEHTNEVSIKPLVSFEVIEGFLRMGDLYMELNEEKNNKVFHEKAIHRYLLAATIYNQLYLGEHYNDELYKSYNAINERLLQASLKDPSNQTILINVLNTIENNGSKLIWSKFVFNNQRQQLDVPKHFLHKEESIKAQLNFYQKQLLSTNKELDLDKIAIWKEKVFEFKNELNSIQDSIKLYSKAYYQFTINHFDIYKLQKNLHENEVILRYVQTAETLYVFSITKGTIKLQLIGNKTFISDELTIGLNKLKTRNQSYQKNVRTLKELLLPNSSYASYKKITIIPDGPLQYFPFEVLMMSEGMPSVSYAPSLLLYTDQQSIFPDLNQISLGAFSASNPDAMLASVSKEVNNITAIIKGKQFLKASKDQFLANANKFTILHLAMHSQIDDVHPEFSSLDFYGEKDNKLFISELYNETFKANMAVLSACDTGNGLYKDGEGVISLSRAFNYAGIPSTVMSLWKVDDHATAQIMEYFYIHLKKGEPKDEALKNAKLDYLKFTEDELLKHPYYWSGFVISGNTHPLFDTPNSWWWSLFILPLVPLIAYRKKLFQRFQK; this is encoded by the coding sequence ATGAAGTTTACCTCAATTGTCTTTATCTTCATACTATTTGTAAATAATGGCTTCTGTCAAAGCATCTTTAGTCGAGATAGTCTAACTACTTTGGCCGATTCTTTACACAATGATGGTAACTATGAAAAGTCACTTCTCTACCGAAAAAAAGCATTGTCCAAAACGTACAAAACTGATGACTACAAACTATATATTCAAGCAAAATACTACCACACAAATTCCGCTAGATTAGAATTCAAAAGTTACAATTATCATAATCCCAACGTCTCCATTACTAAAAAAGCAAGAGAACTGTATCTAGACAGCGCCTTGCAATATGCTATTAAAGCCCGGGATATTTATCTTCAAGCAAAGGTTCCAGACAAAAAATTTCAATACAATATTCAAAATAGAATTTACCACCAAACTGCTTATTTAGGGAATTGGAAACATGCCCTTGAACAAGCACAATTAGGGCTTAAAATTGTAAAAGACACCTTATCTTCTAACGATAAGACATTTGTTGACTTAATTTATGACATAGGCTATATATACAGTAAATTAGGGGATTATTCTAAAGCTGTAGAAAATTACCAGACTTCACTAAATTTATACAAAAATATCATTGGTGACACCCACACCGATATAGCACAAGCCTACAATAATATTGCCGTTGAGTATCGGAATTTAGGATTGCATAAAAAGGAATTAGAATCACTCTTAAAGGCTAAGGCCATCTGGGAAGGTTTAAACCAAAATGATGATAAACAGTTCCTTTACCGCTGTTATCGAAATTTATTCTATTGGTATTCCTATTATGGTGACTATGACAAGGCGGAAGAATACATTCTAAAAAAGCAAAAGTTAAGGGCTACGAAATTTGCTTCTCAAATCAATGGCTTTTTGAGGAATAAAGAGGAGATTTATGAGGATAAACTAAAGGAATGGCATGATTTAATGTTGCACTATGCTAGAAAAAAAGACACCTTAAAATCAACATTTTATGCACAGCAAATTTTAAAAACAATAAACACCACCAAAAAGTTACTTCCATTTGAAACAACAATAGTAACTGCAACAATGAAATTCTACGCTAATCTAATTGCTTCAAGAGATAAAGTAGAAGCGCTTTCACTCATAGATAAGGCCATACATTTACAGCAGTCCTACAAATCAATCCAATACACTAAGGAAATCCCTTTTTTACTAGCAAAAGTAGAACTCTTACTAGACTCCAAAAGGGATGCCGATGCTATTGTTTTACTGAAACAAATTAGCACTTTAGATGAAAACAAAGAAATCCAAGACTCCTTTAAAATAGCAATTTTAAATGGTCGTGCTTATCAAGCATTAAAGAAATATAGTCAGGCACAGCATTATTTTGATAAGGCTTATACACTTTTAAAAAATGATAATGATTCTTTAGAACACACCAATGAAGTAAGCATAAAACCACTTGTATCTTTTGAAGTAATTGAAGGTTTTTTACGAATGGGGGATTTATACATGGAATTAAACGAAGAGAAAAATAATAAAGTGTTCCATGAAAAAGCCATACATCGCTATCTTTTGGCAGCAACCATTTACAATCAGCTTTATCTGGGTGAACACTATAATGATGAGTTGTATAAATCCTACAATGCCATAAATGAACGTCTATTGCAAGCATCCTTAAAGGATCCTTCTAACCAAACTATCTTAATCAATGTTTTAAACACGATTGAAAACAATGGATCGAAACTTATTTGGTCAAAGTTTGTGTTTAATAACCAACGTCAACAATTAGATGTTCCCAAACATTTTCTTCACAAAGAAGAGTCCATAAAGGCACAACTTAATTTTTATCAAAAGCAATTACTAAGCACCAATAAGGAATTAGATCTCGATAAAATAGCGATTTGGAAAGAAAAGGTCTTTGAATTCAAAAATGAGTTAAATAGCATTCAGGATTCTATAAAACTATATAGCAAGGCATACTATCAATTTACGATAAACCACTTTGATATTTACAAACTGCAAAAAAACTTACATGAAAATGAAGTCATTTTGCGATATGTACAAACAGCTGAAACCCTTTATGTATTCAGTATAACAAAAGGGACCATAAAATTGCAGCTAATCGGAAATAAAACATTCATATCTGATGAATTGACTATAGGTTTAAATAAGTTAAAAACCAGAAATCAATCCTATCAAAAAAATGTAAGAACTTTAAAAGAATTACTATTACCCAATAGTTCTTATGCCAGCTATAAAAAAATAACTATTATTCCCGATGGACCTTTACAATACTTTCCTTTTGAGGTATTGATGATGTCAGAGGGAATGCCTTCTGTTAGTTATGCACCCTCACTTCTACTCTATACTGATCAACAATCTATATTTCCGGATTTAAATCAAATTAGTTTAGGTGCATTTTCAGCATCAAATCCTGATGCCATGCTTGCAAGCGTTTCTAAAGAAGTGAATAACATAACGGCCATTATAAAGGGAAAACAATTTTTAAAAGCATCGAAAGACCAATTTCTGGCAAACGCCAATAAATTTACTATCTTACACCTAGCAATGCATTCTCAAATTGATGATGTACATCCTGAATTTTCCTCCCTTGATTTCTATGGAGAAAAGGATAATAAACTTTTTATTTCTGAACTGTATAATGAAACATTTAAGGCAAACATGGCCGTTTTAAGTGCTTGTGATACAGGTAACGGATTGTATAAAGATGGTGAGGGAGTCATTAGTTTATCTAGAGCATTTAACTATGCTGGAATCCCCAGTACTGTTATGAGTTTATGGAAAGTGGATGATCATGCCACTGCCCAGATAATGGAATATTTCTATATACATTTAAAGAAAGGGGAGCCTAAAGATGAAGCTTTAAAAAATGCAAAATTAGATTATCTTAAATTTACAGAAGATGAACTTTTAAAACATCCATATTATTGGTCAGGGTTTGTAATAAGTGGAAATACTCACCCACTTTTTGACACACCCAACTCATGGTGGTGGTCATTGTTTATTCTTCCACTAGTACCTTTAATAGCATACAGAAAAAAATTATTCCAGAGATTCCAAAAGTGA
- a CDS encoding tetratricopeptide repeat protein — MPTNQYKIFISRYLKQCLILFSICFISPIYSQQKEIDSLRKELSFNKEDTLGIIGFNRLGFLYHTSKPDSTLFFAQKALKLSKEIDYPKGEARALSVLSNAFYSTGNYSKALELQLSALKKYESIHDLQGISNTTGNIGNIQGALGNFSEALNYNFKTLKLKQKLGDTRGVGIALANIGQVHLIQSQLDSARYYVLQSYDIALRERDSYRKRIMSIRLASIYTEMGEKTMALEYFKSAFDKSNPDIFTLNASLGLAEFYKSKNISDSTLYFAHYAYDNAKKEGLTDIVNASSTFLASYYKENHQFEEAYTFLEVSLSARDSLYSLEKRNKTQSLYLEELARQQEKEEAQLALLQKQKTNLQYLAIIGCIFIFILVFLLLSRSIRVSEKWLSYLGIFILLLVFEFINLYLASKIALAVNFSAIYTLLIMVLIAIVLVPLHHKIETYITKIMIVKNRKHKLAAAKKALEKLQTEQSQL, encoded by the coding sequence ATGCCTACCAATCAATACAAAATTTTTATATCTCGATATTTAAAACAATGTCTAATTCTATTTAGTATCTGTTTTATTAGTCCTATCTATTCACAACAAAAGGAAATTGATAGCCTTAGAAAGGAACTATCTTTTAATAAAGAAGATACCCTAGGTATTATTGGTTTTAATAGACTTGGTTTTCTATACCACACCTCAAAACCCGATTCCACCCTATTTTTTGCTCAAAAGGCATTAAAATTATCTAAGGAAATTGATTATCCTAAAGGGGAAGCAAGAGCTCTAAGCGTGCTAAGCAATGCTTTTTACTCTACTGGAAATTATTCCAAAGCATTAGAACTACAGCTAAGTGCCTTAAAAAAATATGAATCTATACATGATCTGCAAGGCATAAGCAATACCACTGGAAATATAGGTAATATCCAAGGGGCTTTAGGTAATTTTTCGGAAGCACTCAATTACAATTTTAAAACCTTAAAACTTAAACAAAAATTAGGAGATACAAGAGGTGTTGGCATAGCATTGGCCAATATAGGTCAAGTACATTTGATTCAATCACAGCTAGACTCAGCCCGCTATTACGTATTACAATCTTATGATATCGCCCTTAGAGAACGTGACTCCTATAGGAAACGAATAATGTCAATTCGTTTAGCATCGATCTATACAGAAATGGGAGAGAAAACAATGGCCCTGGAATACTTTAAAAGTGCCTTTGACAAAAGTAACCCCGATATATTTACCCTAAATGCATCGTTAGGACTAGCTGAGTTTTATAAAAGCAAAAATATTTCAGACTCTACTTTGTATTTTGCGCATTATGCCTATGATAATGCAAAAAAGGAAGGATTAACGGACATAGTGAATGCATCCAGTACATTTTTAGCAAGCTACTACAAAGAAAATCATCAATTTGAAGAGGCCTACACCTTTCTTGAAGTTAGTCTATCAGCAAGAGATAGTTTATATAGTTTGGAAAAAAGAAATAAAACCCAGTCATTATACTTAGAAGAATTAGCCCGTCAGCAGGAAAAAGAAGAAGCACAATTGGCTTTACTACAAAAACAAAAAACGAATTTGCAGTATTTAGCTATTATTGGATGTATTTTTATTTTCATTTTAGTATTTCTATTACTCAGTCGAAGTATCCGTGTCAGTGAAAAGTGGTTAAGTTATTTAGGTATATTTATTTTGTTATTAGTTTTTGAATTTATCAATCTGTATTTGGCCAGTAAAATTGCGCTTGCTGTAAACTTTTCCGCCATATACACTTTACTAATAATGGTTTTAATTGCTATTGTCCTAGTACCATTACATCATAAGATAGAAACCTATATTACTAAGATAATGATTGTCAAGAATCGGAAGCACAAACTTGCTGCAGCCAAAAAAGCCCTGGAAAAATTACAAACGGAACAATCACAACTATAA
- a CDS encoding T9SS type B sorting domain-containing protein — MLKSKSSSKEKVSVILFFFIILLQSQITSVYCQNNNQFESTKGSQTRNEPRNGENNLTYFSRIKKEQIEDWKKWNNSSDYTHPDFGILPKDAPCEDCVEVLNKRKSDERYFVNIKDTSMFYIQRALGDINYLKDGKWVAINTDLKPIASNVYESSMFYEPVGFEIDNQRTYVKTPKGKVYFNNWTLWTRTNDNERLAANANWSNYTIGDDGMYVNNIFNGIDAELVVSRGAIKTNFIIKKNLYGAFDALIFKDNLAHNSNLSIEFENAPGIIEMTGSLVVKSQQELLQINPAYVYPKNGEKSLGQEVDYTIDNTSIGIVVPFDWINNLIDQYELVIDPLVTGIYTLAQASITGSRYNSTCTFTNSCDYTLPISTPANAEIVDLTWTFSYTASGLCWLEDGAVRFSLNSCISPSATGIYWFCNSVGTGTCNGNNVSIFNDVNSCLPSPSCTPQTMDITLQFFRTCYGATGCSSSCIGAASPLVINVIGRTVELPDPTSGGITINSPTVCQNTPVSVSTDGASYGVAPYTYSWSLDASGTPEIATGDTATITFPNVGPQELYLFATDNCGVITSISTTIDVTTAIVLDEPNLSDITNQCSVTIDISNYPTATNQCTGEILTATTANPVTYSSQGTYTILWEYTDSDGNTASQTQQVIIDDSTLPVTDVVSLPDIIEQCEVTSLIAPTATDNCDGTIIGTTTVVLPITTSTTVTWTFTDTAGNNSTQTQNILIQDTDAPIPDNASLPDILEQCEVTSLTAPTATDNCDGTIIGTTTEVLPITASTTVTWTFTDSSGNSSTQNQNVLIEPLTLVITNPLTACANTTVDITAASITSGSTGNGILTYWNDDQATNPLNNPTTISVSGTYYIQSSNGNCTDIKPVQVTINNTPTASIMAETICSGSTGMVTINGTPNTVVTYSIDGGTPQTIAIGATGSSTLATPTLTTSSIYRLESIRYQNIPYCEVPLNETATVNVINPLTDFTVTINNTFSENTSITVNTTDTNTQVFYQLAGQNPQTSNQFFNVLPGFYTINVFDSYNCFFLSKQVSILGYPKFFTPNGDGYNDTWNIIGVQPNSKTKLYIYNRYGQLIVQLNPFGDGWDGTYIGKPLPSNDYWFTLEYEENNQLKTYKSHFSLKR; from the coding sequence ATGTTGAAATCTAAATCATCTTCAAAAGAGAAAGTATCTGTAATTTTATTCTTTTTTATAATTCTTCTCCAAAGTCAAATTACTTCAGTATACTGTCAAAATAATAACCAATTTGAGAGTACCAAAGGTAGTCAAACAAGAAATGAACCTAGGAATGGAGAAAATAATTTAACCTATTTCTCCAGGATTAAAAAGGAACAAATTGAGGACTGGAAGAAATGGAATAATTCTTCAGATTATACTCATCCTGATTTTGGGATACTTCCAAAGGATGCTCCTTGTGAGGACTGTGTAGAAGTACTTAATAAAAGAAAGAGTGATGAACGTTATTTTGTTAATATCAAGGACACTAGTATGTTTTACATTCAAAGGGCCCTTGGAGATATCAATTATTTAAAAGATGGTAAATGGGTAGCTATTAATACCGATCTTAAACCCATTGCCTCCAATGTATACGAATCATCAATGTTCTATGAGCCTGTAGGTTTTGAAATTGATAATCAACGTACCTATGTAAAAACACCTAAGGGTAAAGTCTATTTTAATAATTGGACACTCTGGACAAGAACCAATGATAATGAAAGGCTCGCAGCCAATGCTAATTGGAGTAATTACACTATTGGTGATGACGGAATGTATGTCAATAATATTTTTAATGGAATAGATGCCGAACTTGTAGTATCCAGGGGAGCCATCAAAACAAATTTTATTATAAAGAAGAACTTATATGGAGCATTCGATGCTCTAATCTTCAAGGATAATCTTGCACATAATTCAAACTTATCCATAGAATTTGAAAATGCTCCAGGTATAATTGAGATGACAGGTTCATTAGTAGTGAAAAGTCAACAAGAATTACTTCAAATTAACCCAGCTTATGTGTATCCGAAAAATGGGGAAAAATCACTAGGACAAGAAGTAGATTATACTATTGATAATACTTCAATTGGAATTGTAGTTCCGTTTGATTGGATAAATAATTTAATTGACCAATATGAACTTGTAATTGACCCTTTGGTAACTGGTATTTATACACTTGCACAAGCATCTATAACTGGTTCTCGATATAATAGCACCTGTACTTTTACAAATTCTTGTGACTATACACTTCCTATTTCTACTCCTGCAAACGCTGAGATAGTTGACCTTACCTGGACCTTTTCTTATACAGCCTCAGGTTTGTGTTGGTTAGAAGATGGAGCCGTTCGCTTTTCTTTAAATTCCTGTATAAGTCCAAGTGCAACTGGAATTTATTGGTTTTGTAATAGTGTAGGTACAGGTACCTGTAATGGAAATAATGTATCGATTTTTAATGATGTGAATAGTTGTCTTCCTTCTCCTTCTTGTACTCCACAAACCATGGATATTACCTTGCAATTTTTTAGGACTTGCTATGGTGCTACAGGATGTAGTTCTTCCTGTATTGGTGCCGCAAGTCCACTAGTTATTAATGTAATTGGACGAACTGTTGAACTGCCTGATCCCACGTCTGGAGGAATTACAATTAACAGTCCAACCGTGTGTCAAAACACCCCTGTTTCAGTAAGTACAGATGGTGCTTCCTACGGAGTAGCTCCTTATACCTATAGTTGGAGTCTTGATGCCAGCGGAACCCCTGAAATAGCAACAGGAGATACGGCAACTATCACATTTCCTAACGTAGGTCCTCAAGAACTTTATTTATTTGCAACTGATAATTGTGGAGTTATAACATCCATTTCTACTACCATAGATGTCACTACTGCCATTGTATTAGATGAACCTAATCTTTCTGATATAACAAATCAGTGTAGTGTTACCATAGATATCTCAAATTATCCTACAGCCACAAATCAATGTACAGGAGAAATTCTAACTGCCACCACAGCTAACCCCGTAACTTATAGCTCACAAGGTACCTATACTATTTTATGGGAATATACCGACAGTGATGGAAATACAGCTAGTCAAACTCAACAAGTAATTATCGATGATTCTACACTTCCTGTCACAGATGTGGTCAGTCTTCCAGATATTATAGAACAATGTGAAGTCACTAGCCTCATAGCACCTACAGCCACTGATAACTGCGATGGAACTATTATTGGAACAACCACAGTAGTTTTACCCATTACTACCTCCACTACAGTAACTTGGACCTTTACAGATACAGCTGGTAATAACAGTACACAAACGCAAAACATACTGATACAAGACACGGATGCACCAATACCTGATAATGCAAGTTTGCCGGATATTTTAGAACAATGTGAAGTCACAAGTCTTACTGCTCCTACAGCCACTGATAACTGCGATGGAACTATTATTGGAACAACCACTGAAGTGTTACCCATTACGGCCTCCACTACAGTAACTTGGACCTTTACAGACTCATCGGGAAATAGTAGTACTCAAAACCAAAATGTACTAATTGAACCCCTTACCCTTGTTATTACAAATCCTCTAACAGCCTGTGCTAACACCACTGTGGATATAACTGCTGCATCGATAACTAGTGGAAGCACCGGAAACGGTATCCTAACATATTGGAATGATGACCAGGCAACCAATCCACTTAATAATCCAACTACTATTTCTGTGAGTGGAACCTATTATATTCAAAGTTCCAATGGTAATTGTACAGATATTAAACCAGTACAAGTAACCATTAATAATACGCCTACCGCTTCCATTATGGCTGAAACTATTTGTTCTGGTTCCACTGGTATGGTAACCATAAATGGCACTCCCAATACAGTTGTAACTTACTCAATTGACGGTGGGACTCCTCAAACAATAGCCATTGGAGCCACCGGTAGTTCTACCCTAGCTACTCCAACCCTTACTACAAGCAGTATTTATCGTTTAGAAAGTATTCGATATCAGAACATACCTTATTGCGAAGTACCACTCAATGAAACAGCTACTGTAAATGTGATAAATCCACTTACAGATTTTACTGTTACTATTAATAATACTTTTTCTGAAAATACCTCTATTACTGTAAACACCACAGATACAAATACCCAGGTATTCTATCAATTGGCTGGGCAAAACCCTCAAACTTCCAATCAATTTTTTAATGTTTTACCTGGCTTCTACACCATTAATGTCTTTGACAGTTACAATTGCTTTTTTCTTTCAAAGCAAGTTTCTATTCTAGGATATCCTAAATTTTTCACCCCAAATGGTGATGGATATAATGATACATGGAATATAATAGGTGTTCAACCAAATTCTAAAACCAAGCTTTATATTTATAATCGCTATGGCCAGCTTATAGTCCAACTAAACCCTTTTGGTGATGGATGGGATGGTACCTATATTGGAAAGCCACTACCATCAAACGATTATTGGTTTACTCTTGAATACGAAGAAAATAATCAATTAAAAACCTACAAATCGCATTTTTCACTAAAACGATAG